The Candidatus Manganitrophaceae bacterium genome contains a region encoding:
- a CDS encoding 50S ribosomal protein L27, whose protein sequence is MAHKKAGGSSRNGRDSRAQRLGVKRFGGEKVLAGNILVRQRGTKIHPGLNVGIGKDDTLFAKAHGFVRFERIGRDKKRVSICPTA, encoded by the coding sequence ATGGCGCATAAAAAAGCAGGTGGTTCTTCAAGGAATGGCCGGGACAGCCGTGCGCAGCGGCTGGGCGTGAAGCGCTTTGGCGGGGAAAAGGTCTTGGCTGGGAATATCCTTGTCAGACAGCGAGGGACCAAAATTCACCCTGGATTAAACGTCGGGATCGGCAAGGACGATACCCTGTTTGCAAAAGCCCACGGTTTCGTTCGCTTCGAACGGATTGGAAGAGATAAAAAACGGGTCAGTATTTGCCCCACCGCGTAA
- a CDS encoding UDP-3-O-acyl-N-acetylglucosamine deacetylase has product MNMFLDPNAKENTIRNEVSCSGIGLHSGKTIHLRLLPAPEESGVIFIRRDLGGILIPADHSHIVSTYLSTTIGVEGASVQTIEHLMAAVYAMGIHNLIVELDGPEVPVMDGSSEPFIALLSKAGVLCQDKPRTFMEIMKEVTVSDNERRVTIHPSSSFEIEYKIAYSHPVISKQSYHYRHSPLAFKKEIASARTFGFLKDVQSLQEQGLARGGSLENAVVIGDDGVLNKQGLRFSDEFVRHKILDLIGDLSLIGMPILGRVEATCSGHSLHAELIEEVLENKNAWRIVTAPSLVKERPVYPAYQGMSLPLPTI; this is encoded by the coding sequence GTGAACATGTTCCTTGACCCGAACGCAAAAGAGAATACGATCCGAAACGAAGTTTCGTGCAGCGGCATTGGGCTTCATTCTGGTAAGACCATCCATTTGAGGCTTCTCCCTGCACCGGAAGAAAGTGGCGTTATTTTTATCCGGAGGGATCTAGGGGGCATTCTCATTCCTGCGGATCATTCTCATATCGTCTCGACTTACCTGTCTACCACAATTGGCGTGGAAGGGGCAAGCGTCCAGACCATTGAGCACCTCATGGCAGCGGTTTATGCGATGGGGATTCACAATCTGATTGTTGAACTGGATGGCCCTGAAGTCCCTGTTATGGATGGAAGTTCGGAGCCATTTATCGCGCTTCTTTCAAAAGCAGGTGTTCTGTGTCAGGACAAACCGCGCACCTTCATGGAAATCATGAAGGAGGTTACGGTCTCCGATAATGAGAGGCGGGTTACGATCCACCCCAGCTCTTCGTTTGAAATTGAATACAAGATTGCGTACAGCCATCCTGTGATCTCAAAGCAATCCTACCATTACCGGCACAGCCCTTTGGCATTTAAAAAAGAAATCGCGTCAGCAAGAACCTTTGGGTTTTTAAAAGACGTCCAATCGTTACAGGAGCAAGGCCTTGCCCGAGGGGGCTCTCTGGAAAACGCAGTCGTTATCGGCGATGACGGGGTCCTGAATAAACAGGGGCTTCGTTTTTCTGACGAGTTTGTCCGCCATAAGATCCTAGATCTCATCGGCGATTTATCGCTGATCGGCATGCCGATCCTTGGCCGGGTGGAAGCAACCTGTTCCGGACATTCCCTTCATGCTGAATTGATCGAAGAAGTTCTTGAGAACAAAAATGCGTGGCGGATTGTGACGGCCCCTTCCCTTGTTAAAGAAAGACCGGTCTATCCAGCATACCAAGGGATGTCCCTTCCTCTCCCCACGATTTAA
- a CDS encoding DUF420 domain-containing protein — MKKFLTAPGFLSPYGTFGADFSSIMAWGFTLLFVYGWYLGRKHQGQRHHLVTLWGMVAMLAYFTTYYLARGLGALSIEGREGFGGPDWIYDYIFSPILTIHILVISLGLVLAIYMIVLGFRSSAMKKSIRYLKSEPLVMEKKSFNTVLIGSGVTFGLLAVIRSGPLARYIVYLAGFLLVVMVLFAERWFERAIPDGAKRHRKLGTFTMVLYVIALLTSTVTYVMLYYIYPVKDVS; from the coding sequence ATGAAGAAATTTTTAACCGCTCCCGGCTTTCTATCCCCTTACGGGACATTCGGAGCAGATTTTTCGTCAATCATGGCCTGGGGGTTTACGCTCCTGTTCGTTTACGGCTGGTACCTCGGAAGAAAACACCAGGGGCAGCGCCATCATCTCGTGACCCTCTGGGGCATGGTGGCCATGCTTGCATATTTTACAACCTACTACCTCGCACGTGGCCTGGGGGCGCTCTCAATTGAAGGGAGGGAGGGGTTTGGAGGGCCGGACTGGATTTACGACTATATTTTTTCCCCGATATTGACAATACACATTCTGGTCATCTCCCTGGGACTGGTTCTGGCGATTTATATGATCGTTCTCGGGTTTCGTTCCTCCGCGATGAAGAAGAGCATTCGTTACCTGAAAAGTGAGCCCCTGGTGATGGAGAAAAAGTCGTTCAACACTGTGCTGATCGGTTCGGGTGTCACCTTTGGTCTGCTCGCGGTGATCCGGTCCGGCCCACTGGCCCGCTACATTGTTTATCTCGCCGGGTTTCTCCTTGTCGTCATGGTCCTCTTTGCTGAAAGGTGGTTTGAGCGGGCCATTCCCGATGGGGCGAAACGCCATCGCAAACTTGGGACCTTCACCATGGTTCTCTATGTCATCGCCCTTCTAACCAGTACGGTGACCTACGTGATGCTTTATTATATTTATCCGGTGAAAGATGTTTCGTAG
- the obgE gene encoding GTPase ObgE: MFIDQVKIHVKSGDGGDGCVSFRREKFVPHGGPDGGDGGRGGDIVLEVSPHMATLIDLRYQQRYVVKRGDHGGGKKSFGKHSPDLLIPVPKGTVIRDAETAELVADLTHPGQRVVVVRGGRGGRGNTHFKSATRQAPQMAEPGQKGEERWLQLELKLLADVGLVGLPNAGKSTLISTLSSAHPKIADYPFTTLEPNLGVVTVERSRGRNTQFTVADIPGLISGAHEGKGLGIKFLKHIERTSLLLHLVDVSEPATGDPVDDLEVVREELGLYHHGLSGKPFIVAATKIDIAGEGLRTEALRRECEKEKIPFFAVSSATGKGMDHLIASLVKKVEELRKKIQDSDSSTVSSGNFPGNQDAT; encoded by the coding sequence ATGTTCATTGATCAGGTTAAAATCCATGTGAAATCCGGAGATGGCGGGGATGGCTGTGTCAGCTTCAGGCGGGAAAAGTTTGTTCCCCACGGAGGGCCGGACGGAGGCGATGGGGGCAGGGGAGGCGATATTGTTCTCGAAGTCTCTCCTCACATGGCGACATTGATCGACCTCCGCTACCAGCAGCGCTATGTGGTCAAGCGCGGAGACCATGGCGGTGGTAAAAAATCTTTTGGAAAACACAGCCCGGATCTCCTGATCCCCGTCCCGAAGGGGACGGTCATTCGTGATGCCGAAACGGCGGAACTTGTGGCCGACTTAACCCATCCCGGACAGCGGGTCGTTGTAGTCAGGGGCGGGCGCGGCGGACGGGGGAACACCCATTTTAAATCAGCGACGCGCCAGGCCCCTCAAATGGCCGAACCGGGGCAAAAGGGAGAGGAGCGCTGGCTTCAGCTGGAATTAAAGCTTCTGGCCGATGTGGGTCTCGTCGGACTCCCGAATGCCGGAAAATCCACGCTTATCTCAACCCTTTCTTCGGCCCATCCCAAGATTGCAGACTACCCCTTTACCACCCTGGAGCCGAACCTGGGGGTTGTGACCGTTGAACGATCACGTGGGAGAAACACCCAGTTTACGGTGGCGGATATCCCCGGCCTGATCTCAGGGGCACATGAAGGGAAAGGGCTGGGGATCAAGTTCCTGAAGCATATTGAGCGGACCTCACTCCTGCTCCATCTCGTCGATGTTTCCGAACCTGCAACGGGGGATCCGGTCGATGATCTTGAAGTTGTCCGGGAAGAGCTGGGGCTTTACCATCATGGTTTGTCTGGAAAGCCCTTCATTGTGGCTGCAACAAAGATCGATATCGCGGGAGAAGGCCTCAGGACTGAGGCGCTTCGCCGCGAGTGTGAAAAGGAAAAAATACCGTTCTTCGCGGTATCGTCTGCTACTGGAAAAGGAATGGATCACCTGATCGCATCCCTTGTGAAAAAAGTTGAAGAGCTTCGAAAAAAAATTCAAGATTCAGATTCCTCCACGGTTTCAAGCGGGAATTTTCCCGGAAATCAGGATGCGACCTGA
- a CDS encoding ATP-dependent 6-phosphofructokinase — protein MKIGVLTGGGDCPGLNAVIRAIVKTSSVKYGWGVTGIEEGFEGLNTPAKIRALTPWTIRGILPIGGTILGTTSGRKSRQIKKRAGNGRPINFSRVVKKNMKKHKLSCLIAIGGDGTMTIAKSLHDDGIPVIGAPKTIDNDIPGTDRSFGFQTAVNTATDALDKLHTTAASHHRVIVVEVMGRYGGWIALEAGIAGGADVILVPDPFQIERVCKAIIKRYEQGMRFSIVIVAEGAKAAGKKRSIIQASEEGSVERLGGIGTQVGEEIMRMTEMDVRVTVLGHLQRGGSPSPYDRLLATRFGAEAVKLVEQKCFGQMVCLKGNVIKSVSLAEATRKAKCIPIHGALVKTAEGLGISLGRE, from the coding sequence ATGAAGATCGGGGTACTCACCGGAGGAGGAGACTGCCCGGGATTGAATGCCGTCATCCGAGCGATCGTGAAGACGTCGTCCGTCAAATATGGATGGGGTGTTACGGGAATTGAAGAGGGATTTGAAGGACTGAATACGCCAGCAAAGATCCGAGCGCTGACGCCATGGACGATTCGAGGCATTCTCCCAATAGGAGGGACGATCCTGGGAACAACAAGCGGCAGGAAGTCCCGGCAGATAAAAAAACGCGCTGGCAATGGAAGGCCGATCAATTTTTCAAGAGTCGTCAAGAAAAATATGAAAAAGCATAAGCTCTCCTGTCTTATCGCGATCGGTGGAGACGGAACGATGACAATCGCAAAATCGCTTCACGATGATGGCATCCCGGTCATCGGCGCCCCAAAAACGATCGACAATGATATTCCCGGCACGGATCGGAGCTTCGGATTTCAGACTGCGGTGAATACCGCGACCGATGCCCTCGATAAGCTTCACACCACGGCTGCAAGTCATCACCGCGTCATCGTTGTGGAAGTGATGGGACGCTATGGGGGCTGGATCGCCCTGGAGGCGGGGATTGCCGGGGGTGCAGACGTTATCCTGGTCCCGGACCCATTCCAGATCGAACGTGTCTGCAAGGCCATCATCAAGCGATATGAACAGGGTATGCGGTTTTCCATTGTCATTGTCGCGGAGGGGGCCAAGGCCGCGGGGAAAAAGCGGTCGATTATTCAGGCCTCGGAAGAGGGATCTGTTGAACGTCTCGGGGGGATCGGTACTCAGGTGGGGGAAGAGATCATGCGAATGACGGAAATGGATGTTCGGGTGACCGTCCTGGGACATCTCCAGAGAGGAGGGTCCCCCTCTCCGTATGATCGACTCCTGGCAACCCGATTCGGGGCTGAAGCGGTGAAACTTGTCGAGCAAAAATGCTTCGGGCAGATGGTTTGTCTCAAGGGAAATGTGATCAAGTCGGTTTCTCTTGCGGAGGCCACCCGGAAAGCGAAGTGTATCCCAATCCACGGTGCACTCGTCAAGACTGCTGAAGGACTCGGAATTTCCTTAGGACGGGAATAA
- the rplU gene encoding 50S ribosomal protein L21, whose product MHAVMETGGKQYRVAPGDVVNVEKCDAKVGDKVEFQSILLFQDDQGLILDSEGLKNAKVVGEVLRQDREKKVLVFKKKRRKNYRRTQGHRQSYTRLKILDIVNK is encoded by the coding sequence ATGCACGCGGTTATGGAAACAGGCGGGAAGCAGTACAGGGTCGCTCCCGGAGATGTTGTCAATGTTGAAAAGTGCGATGCGAAAGTAGGGGATAAGGTTGAGTTTCAGTCGATACTCCTTTTTCAGGATGATCAAGGTTTGATCCTCGATTCGGAAGGACTGAAGAATGCGAAGGTCGTTGGAGAAGTGCTTCGTCAGGATCGGGAAAAGAAAGTTCTGGTCTTTAAAAAGAAAAGACGGAAAAACTATCGAAGGACGCAAGGGCATCGTCAATCGTATACTCGGCTTAAGATCCTGGACATTGTCAACAAATAA
- the murJ gene encoding murein biosynthesis integral membrane protein MurJ codes for MMKSQEESPSSSGDAEKGIAVSAGIVALGTFTSRILGFVRDMVLANIFGASLVADAFYVAFRIPNLLRELFAEGSMSAGFIPVFTEYLTNKGKEAARELARSAFTVLVLALAVIVLVGILFSPQIISAIAPGFLGDLQRFELTTGLTRVMFPFLFFISLAALAMGILNSLRLFAPPAFSSASFNVVNIGVLIGLTPLLDEPVYAAAIAVTLGGVAQFLIQVPTLYREGFALSFKRPFLPLHPGVVQMGKLILPTTIGLSVTQVNILVNTLLASFLPIGSISYLYYGMRLIHFPLGIFAIALATALLPTLSAQASRGDTEALRKSFSFGLRLVFFIIFPAMLGLILFRVPIVHLLFERGEFDHLATQGTADAVLFYALGLWAFAGVRIVVPVFYAFQDTKTPVKIAIMAMLLNVVLNLLLMGPLKHRGLALATSISAIFNFLFLILILKRRIGRIDGKRIIISHLKVVFASLPMLIPFLWLSRQVIWASGGNSGLKMLSLSLAIVVSMLMYAILQIILKSEEALFIARLLKERLRRRSGPIA; via the coding sequence ATGATGAAAAGTCAAGAAGAAAGCCCATCCTCCTCGGGTGATGCTGAAAAAGGGATTGCCGTCTCCGCTGGCATTGTGGCCCTTGGGACCTTTACCAGCAGAATTCTCGGATTTGTCCGGGACATGGTTCTGGCGAATATCTTTGGAGCCTCCCTCGTTGCAGACGCATTTTATGTTGCGTTTCGCATTCCGAATCTTCTCCGGGAACTCTTTGCTGAGGGTTCGATGTCTGCGGGATTTATCCCGGTTTTTACCGAATATCTCACAAACAAAGGGAAAGAAGCGGCAAGGGAACTTGCGCGTTCCGCCTTTACAGTCCTTGTCCTTGCTCTTGCGGTCATCGTTTTAGTGGGTATTTTATTCTCTCCGCAAATCATATCCGCCATTGCGCCGGGCTTTCTGGGAGATCTCCAGAGATTCGAACTCACAACGGGATTAACACGGGTGATGTTCCCTTTTCTCTTCTTCATTTCACTTGCCGCTCTGGCAATGGGGATATTGAACAGCCTGAGGCTCTTTGCACCTCCGGCCTTTTCTTCCGCCTCCTTCAATGTTGTTAATATTGGCGTTCTTATTGGATTGACCCCCTTGCTTGATGAGCCGGTCTACGCCGCGGCCATTGCCGTCACTTTGGGGGGGGTGGCTCAGTTTTTGATCCAGGTGCCAACGCTCTACCGGGAAGGATTTGCGCTTTCGTTTAAAAGGCCGTTCCTTCCCTTGCATCCCGGAGTGGTTCAGATGGGAAAACTCATCCTGCCGACGACCATCGGGCTGTCGGTTACCCAAGTCAATATCCTGGTCAATACCCTGCTCGCCTCCTTTCTTCCGATCGGGAGTATAAGTTATCTCTACTACGGCATGAGACTGATCCATTTTCCTTTGGGAATATTTGCCATCGCGCTTGCGACCGCCCTGCTCCCCACATTGTCGGCTCAAGCATCACGGGGCGATACCGAGGCACTCCGCAAGTCCTTCTCCTTTGGCCTCCGCCTTGTCTTTTTTATTATATTTCCCGCGATGCTGGGCCTGATTCTCTTTAGAGTCCCTATTGTCCATCTTCTTTTTGAGCGAGGCGAATTCGATCATCTTGCCACACAGGGGACAGCGGATGCCGTTTTGTTCTACGCGCTCGGCTTGTGGGCTTTTGCAGGGGTTCGGATTGTGGTCCCGGTTTTTTACGCCTTCCAGGATACGAAGACGCCTGTAAAAATTGCCATTATGGCGATGTTGCTCAACGTGGTCCTCAATCTCCTCCTGATGGGCCCCTTGAAGCATCGGGGGCTTGCCCTTGCAACCTCCATATCCGCCATCTTCAATTTTCTTTTCTTGATCTTGATCTTAAAACGCCGAATTGGTAGGATTGACGGGAAAAGAATTATAATCTCACATCTGAAGGTGGTTTTCGCTTCTTTGCCGATGCTGATCCCTTTCCTCTGGCTCAGTCGTCAAGTCATCTGGGCCTCGGGAGGGAATTCGGGGCTCAAGATGCTGAGCCTTTCACTCGCCATCGTCGTCAGCATGCTGATGTATGCTATTCTCCAGATCATTCTAAAGAGTGAAGAGGCTCTTTTTATAGCACGTCTCCTCAAAGAACGCCTGCGGCGCAGGTCCGGACCTATAGCATAA
- the proB gene encoding glutamate 5-kinase, with product MPASRSFLNKNSRRIVIKIGSNVIASHRQGLDETRMKGIAAEVAALRQEGREVLLVSSGSILCGMEKLGLPCLPETIPMKQAAAAVGQSRLMWAYERFFERFEIKVAQILLTGDVVADRKRFINARNTLMTLLQYRILPIINENDTVTVDEIKLGDNDHLAAQVTYLVDASLLIILSDVNGFYTEDPGKNPNAVLIPMVETVTPKIREMAGKEGAFGGTGGMATKVKTAEKVSAYGVATLILNGTVPGLMRRAVHGEVLGTLFLPKPARLSSKKHWIAHSLKTKGALTLDRGAVEALLKKGRSLLPSGICSVSGKFGVGDAILCLSPEGKEVARGLTNYNASEMMRIKGIHSSRIEKVLGYKATDEVIHRDNLVIIDDD from the coding sequence ATGCCCGCTTCGCGATCTTTCCTTAATAAAAACAGCCGCCGGATTGTCATAAAGATTGGGAGTAACGTGATCGCATCTCATCGTCAGGGGCTTGATGAGACGCGGATGAAAGGTATTGCCGCGGAGGTGGCTGCCCTTCGACAAGAAGGACGCGAGGTCCTCCTTGTTTCATCCGGTTCTATCCTTTGCGGCATGGAAAAACTGGGATTGCCCTGCCTCCCGGAGACAATCCCGATGAAGCAGGCCGCGGCCGCAGTCGGGCAGAGCCGGCTCATGTGGGCCTATGAAAGATTCTTTGAGCGTTTTGAGATCAAGGTGGCCCAGATCCTCCTGACCGGAGATGTGGTGGCGGACCGGAAACGTTTTATCAATGCCCGCAATACGCTCATGACCTTGTTGCAGTATCGTATTCTCCCGATTATCAATGAAAATGATACCGTGACCGTTGATGAAATCAAGCTGGGTGACAACGACCATCTTGCCGCCCAGGTGACTTACTTGGTCGATGCTTCACTCCTGATCATTCTCTCGGATGTAAATGGTTTTTATACGGAAGACCCCGGAAAGAACCCGAACGCGGTATTGATCCCTATGGTGGAGACCGTTACCCCGAAGATCCGGGAGATGGCTGGGAAAGAGGGGGCTTTTGGAGGAACGGGCGGCATGGCCACTAAGGTCAAGACGGCGGAAAAGGTCTCCGCCTACGGGGTGGCGACGCTGATCTTGAATGGAACCGTTCCGGGGCTGATGAGACGAGCGGTTCACGGCGAAGTGCTCGGGACCCTTTTTCTGCCGAAACCGGCCCGGCTCTCTTCCAAAAAACATTGGATCGCGCACTCTTTAAAGACAAAGGGGGCGTTGACGCTTGATCGGGGTGCGGTCGAGGCGCTTCTCAAAAAAGGACGTTCCCTGCTTCCCTCCGGCATCTGTTCCGTCAGCGGAAAATTCGGGGTGGGAGATGCAATTCTCTGTCTTTCCCCGGAAGGGAAGGAAGTGGCGAGAGGCTTGACGAACTATAATGCATCTGAGATGATGCGGATCAAGGGGATACACTCCTCCAGGATCGAAAAAGTATTGGGATACAAGGCGACGGATGAGGTGATCCATCGCGATAATCTGGTGATTATTGATGACGATTAA
- a CDS encoding methyltransferase domain-containing protein has translation MGKELSVPSLFQLGYYWNAKIFLTSVRLDLYTAISEGAKTAEEIAAAVRADPSFLRRMLDALVEIGLLKREGPDYLNTPPVAEFLVRTSPFYMGELMLLQDEEWNHWGKLEEIIRSGQPAVKGNIFMNRPEVGENVLKVLHRMAKRVAPTLAERIDLSSYKSFIDVGGGAGTFSVAFCQRYPHLHAVLFDLAQTLQVTRKTLESEKMTNQIQLVGGNFNQDALPGTYDVVFLSDILHYQTFDENAALFRKLYQATNPGGMIIVKDMFINDDVNNPGWNAIFSMHMLVYSEKGQCYKGEEIRSWLEKAGFKNINEIERNTVLTASR, from the coding sequence ATGGGAAAAGAGTTGTCCGTTCCATCACTATTCCAGCTGGGCTACTACTGGAACGCCAAGATTTTCCTTACCTCCGTGCGTCTAGATCTCTATACAGCAATATCAGAGGGGGCGAAGACGGCAGAAGAGATTGCCGCAGCAGTCAGAGCTGACCCTTCGTTTCTTAGAAGGATGCTGGACGCCCTGGTCGAGATCGGTTTGCTGAAACGCGAGGGTCCGGACTATCTCAATACTCCCCCGGTCGCGGAGTTCCTTGTCAGGACTAGTCCCTTCTACATGGGAGAGTTGATGCTCCTGCAGGATGAGGAGTGGAACCACTGGGGAAAGCTTGAGGAGATTATCCGCTCAGGCCAACCGGCGGTCAAAGGGAACATCTTCATGAACCGGCCTGAGGTCGGAGAAAATGTCCTGAAGGTGCTTCATCGCATGGCCAAGAGGGTGGCCCCGACCTTGGCGGAGCGAATTGACCTCTCGTCCTATAAGAGTTTTATTGATGTTGGAGGAGGGGCTGGCACCTTTTCAGTCGCATTTTGCCAGCGCTACCCTCATCTACACGCCGTCCTTTTTGACCTCGCACAGACGCTCCAGGTAACCCGGAAGACCCTCGAATCGGAAAAAATGACGAATCAAATCCAGCTCGTTGGGGGGAACTTCAACCAAGATGCGCTTCCCGGGACCTATGATGTTGTCTTCTTGTCTGATATCCTTCACTATCAAACCTTCGATGAAAATGCAGCCCTTTTCCGGAAACTTTACCAGGCCACAAATCCGGGCGGGATGATTATTGTCAAAGACATGTTCATTAATGACGATGTCAATAATCCTGGCTGGAATGCAATTTTCTCCATGCATATGCTGGTTTATTCAGAAAAAGGACAATGTTACAAAGGGGAGGAAATTCGATCCTGGCTGGAAAAGGCCGGTTTTAAGAATATAAACGAAATAGAACGAAATACCGTTTTAACGGCGTCGAGATAA
- a CDS encoding 30S ribosomal protein S20 has protein sequence MANHPSALKRERQSVKKRDRNRSVISSIRTAVKKVQQAISEKDTDAVKTSFHHATSILDRAASKGVIPNKRASRKISRLAEKVNTVLSTPVASPKEKESE, from the coding sequence GTGGCCAACCACCCATCCGCGCTAAAAAGAGAACGGCAGTCAGTCAAAAAGAGAGACAGAAACCGCTCCGTCATCTCTTCCATCCGAACCGCCGTCAAGAAGGTCCAACAGGCGATCTCTGAAAAAGATACCGATGCGGTCAAGACCTCGTTTCATCATGCAACTTCCATCCTGGATCGGGCCGCTTCCAAGGGGGTTATCCCGAACAAGAGGGCCTCGCGTAAGATTTCCCGCCTTGCGGAAAAGGTGAATACTGTCCTTTCAACCCCCGTGGCATCCCCAAAAGAAAAAGAGTCTGAATAG
- a CDS encoding tetratricopeptide repeat protein codes for MTSLKIRIRQWRISDHRFFRMLPLWVILFAYGCASLSTASIDIKNRSFSYREVGLSMSFPPGWLMSREGRRLFISTFQPGTIPLVRLIATEERGVPSLEDYLKISSTQTLPRRMRKVSNGEISHMRIVSSQKIEQEGRVLEETVWIGERKGQALIFHSYVFPVELRIIQLHFEFPAALHNNPKQIIAPILAGIRVKSETRRSPEEYAQVYRILGQSYKTLELWPDMIAAFKKALALKPRDADLHVLLGEGYFLNGELKAALKELLQAVQLAPQYSRAYQGLSQIYLKMDLTNKGISAMKRAISLSPNNNTALRVLLGNTYLKQGKPEEAIRAYQKIIQRNSKTVNGYLGLGKAYLSIDLYEQAIIEFEQAVGRDPERLEPHCLLEKAYTLLSSPEEAKRERALCGNG; via the coding sequence ATGACCAGCCTAAAGATAAGAATACGTCAATGGCGGATCAGCGACCACCGCTTTTTTAGAATGCTTCCCTTGTGGGTTATTCTCTTCGCTTACGGTTGTGCTTCCCTGTCAACGGCCTCTATCGACATAAAGAATCGTTCTTTTTCATACAGAGAGGTGGGTCTTTCAATGTCATTTCCGCCCGGCTGGCTTATGTCGAGAGAAGGCCGGAGGCTCTTCATCTCTACCTTTCAGCCGGGCACAATACCGCTGGTCCGTTTAATCGCAACGGAAGAAAGAGGGGTGCCGTCTCTGGAAGACTACCTGAAAATTTCCTCAACGCAGACCCTCCCTCGCCGGATGAGAAAGGTCTCGAACGGAGAAATTTCTCATATGCGGATCGTGTCCTCTCAAAAAATTGAACAGGAGGGTCGCGTCTTAGAAGAAACCGTGTGGATCGGGGAACGAAAGGGACAAGCCCTGATCTTTCATTCCTACGTGTTTCCGGTTGAGTTGAGAATCATTCAACTTCACTTTGAATTTCCCGCGGCACTCCATAATAATCCGAAACAAATCATTGCCCCGATCCTGGCCGGCATAAGGGTCAAGTCCGAGACAAGGCGGTCCCCGGAAGAATATGCCCAAGTCTACCGAATATTGGGTCAATCCTATAAGACACTTGAACTTTGGCCCGATATGATTGCCGCATTCAAAAAAGCCTTAGCCCTCAAACCTCGGGATGCTGACCTCCATGTTCTCCTTGGAGAAGGCTATTTCCTGAACGGTGAACTCAAGGCCGCGCTCAAAGAACTACTTCAAGCCGTTCAACTTGCACCGCAGTATTCACGTGCATATCAGGGCCTGTCTCAAATTTATCTGAAGATGGATTTAACTAACAAAGGCATTTCGGCCATGAAACGGGCCATCAGTTTATCTCCCAATAACAACACCGCGCTGCGCGTCTTATTGGGGAATACCTACCTGAAACAGGGAAAGCCTGAAGAGGCGATTCGCGCCTATCAAAAAATAATCCAAAGAAACTCCAAGACCGTCAATGGATACCTGGGGTTGGGGAAGGCTTATCTCTCCATTGATCTTTACGAGCAGGCTATTATCGAGTTTGAACAGGCCGTGGGACGAGACCCGGAACGACTTGAACCACACTGCTTGCTAGAGAAAGCCTACACACTGCTTTCTTCCCCTGAGGAAGCAAAGAGAGAAAGAGCATTATGCGGAAACGGATGA